The genomic window GTCGTCCACGGCCCCGTGCCGCGTGACTACTCGCAGCGGACCCCGAAGAAGATGAAGGCCGCCGCCCTGCGCGGTGCCCTCACCGACCGGGCCCGTCACTCCCGTATCCACGTCGTCTCCGGCGTGGTCGAGGGCGAGATCTCCACCAAGGCCGCCAAGACGCTGTTCGGCAAGATCTCGGAGCGCAAGAACCTGCTCCTGGTCGTCGACCGCAGCGACGAGGCCGCGTGGCTCTCCGCCCGCAACCTGCCCCAGGTGCACATCCTGGAGCCGGGCCAGCTGAACACGTACGACGTGCTCGTCTCCGACGACGTGGTCTTCACCCAGGCCGCCTTCGAGTCCTTCGTGTCTGGCCCCAAGGCCGTTGAGACCGAAGGGAGCGAGGCCTGATGACTGAGGCCGCCGTCACCAGCAAGACCTTCTCGGACCCGCGCGACCTGCTGATCAAGCCGGTCGTCTCCGAGAAGAGCTACGCGCTGCTGGACGAGAACAAGTACACGTTCGTTGTCGACCCGCGCGCCAACAAGACCCAGATCAAGCAGGCCGTCGAGGCGGTCTTCCAGGTCAAGGTCACCGGGGTCAACACGATCAACCGTCAGGGCAAGCGCAAGCGCACCCGCACCGGTTTCGGCAAGCGTGCCAACACCAAGCGCGCCATCGTGACCCTTGCCGAGGGCAGCCGAATCGACATCTTCGGCGGTCCGACCGCCTAAGGGCGGTCCGGATCGTCCGATATCGGACGAGGACTGAGAAATGGGTATCCGCAAGTACAAGCCGACGACTCCGGGCCGTCGTGGCTCCAGCGTCGCCGACTTCGTCGAGATCACGCGGTCCACGCCGGAGAAGTCGCTGGTCCGCCCTCTGCACAGCAAGGGCGGCCGTAACAACGCCGGTCGTGTGACCGTTCGCCACCAGGGCGGTGGCCACAAGCGCGCCTACCGAGTGATCGACTTCCGTCGTCACGACAAGGACGGCGTGCCGGCCAAGGTCGCGCACATCGAGTACGACCCCAACCGCACCGCGCGCATCGCGCTCCTGCACTACGCGGACGGCGAGAAGCGCTACATCCTGGCCCCCCGCGGCCTGCAGCAGGGTGACCGGATTGAGAACGGCCCCGCGGCCGACATCAAGCCCGGCAACAACCTGGCGCTGCGCAACATCCCGGTCGGTACGACCCTGCACGCCATCGAGCTGCGGCCCGGCGGCGGCGCGAAGTTCGCCCGCTCCGCGGGTGCCTCCGTGCAGCTGCTGGCGAAGGAGGGCTCCATGGCCCACCTTCGTATGCCGTCGGGCGAGATCCGCCTGGTCGACGTCCGCTGCCGCGCCACCATCGGCGAGGTCGGCAACGCCGAGCAGTCGAACATCAACTGGGGCAAGGCCGGCCGCATGCGCTGGAAGGGCGTCCGCCCGACCGTCCGCGGTGTCGCCATGAAC from Streptomyces sp. FIT100 includes these protein-coding regions:
- the rplD gene encoding 50S ribosomal protein L4, coding for MSTIDILSPAGDKAGSVELPAEIFDAKVSVPLIHQVVVAQLAAARQGTHKTKTRGEVRGGGKKPYRQKGTGRARQGSTRAPQFAGGGVVHGPVPRDYSQRTPKKMKAAALRGALTDRARHSRIHVVSGVVEGEISTKAAKTLFGKISERKNLLLVVDRSDEAAWLSARNLPQVHILEPGQLNTYDVLVSDDVVFTQAAFESFVSGPKAVETEGSEA
- the rplW gene encoding 50S ribosomal protein L23 produces the protein MTEAAVTSKTFSDPRDLLIKPVVSEKSYALLDENKYTFVVDPRANKTQIKQAVEAVFQVKVTGVNTINRQGKRKRTRTGFGKRANTKRAIVTLAEGSRIDIFGGPTA
- the rplB gene encoding 50S ribosomal protein L2: MGIRKYKPTTPGRRGSSVADFVEITRSTPEKSLVRPLHSKGGRNNAGRVTVRHQGGGHKRAYRVIDFRRHDKDGVPAKVAHIEYDPNRTARIALLHYADGEKRYILAPRGLQQGDRIENGPAADIKPGNNLALRNIPVGTTLHAIELRPGGGAKFARSAGASVQLLAKEGSMAHLRMPSGEIRLVDVRCRATIGEVGNAEQSNINWGKAGRMRWKGVRPTVRGVAMNPVDHPHGGGEGKTSGGRHPVSPWGQKEGRTRSPKKASNKYIVRRRKTNKKR